From one Longimicrobium sp. genomic stretch:
- a CDS encoding ATP-dependent Clp protease proteolytic subunit translates to MYRLQEEEDGEETPQPQPAEGADRNAAAMTDAVRDRLFKARTLIISGEINQKLVSHVMGQLLAMAADGNDPITIFINSQGGHVESGDTIHDVIRFIEPRVRMVGTGWVASAGALIYVSVPREDRFALPNTRFLLHQPAGGASGMASDVEIEAREILRMRERINKIFARETGQPFERIETDTHRNFWLDAHQAVDYGLVGKVINNVGELD, encoded by the coding sequence ATGTACAGGCTACAGGAAGAAGAGGACGGGGAAGAGACCCCGCAGCCTCAGCCCGCGGAGGGCGCCGACCGCAACGCGGCCGCGATGACCGACGCCGTGCGCGACCGGCTGTTCAAGGCGCGCACCCTCATCATCAGCGGCGAGATCAACCAGAAGCTCGTCTCGCACGTGATGGGGCAGCTGCTGGCGATGGCGGCCGACGGCAACGACCCCATCACCATCTTCATCAACTCGCAGGGCGGGCACGTGGAGAGCGGCGACACCATCCACGACGTGATCCGCTTCATCGAGCCGCGGGTGCGGATGGTGGGCACCGGGTGGGTGGCCAGCGCCGGCGCGCTGATCTACGTCTCCGTGCCGCGCGAGGACCGGTTCGCGCTGCCCAACACGCGCTTCCTGCTGCACCAGCCGGCCGGCGGCGCCAGCGGCATGGCGTCGGACGTGGAGATCGAGGCGCGCGAGATCCTGCGCATGCGCGAGCGGATCAACAAGATCTTCGCGCGCGAGACGGGGCAGCCGTTCGAGCGCATCGAGACCGACACCCACCGCAACTTCTGGCTCGACGCCCACCAGGCGGTGGACTACGGCCTGGTCGGCAAGGTCATCAACAACGTCGGCGAGCTGGACTGA
- a CDS encoding erythromycin esterase family protein: protein MSNPLLRTCTCLAIVVLGAAAVPLRAQGSANFGFEERSLVDPARPARWSTGGGAGFAFALDSAAAHGGRFSLRISRDPTGSGFAVANQTIPIALARGKRVRLRGWIRTADVTTGQAAFWMRVDGPANRPLAFDNMMGRGAKGTTPWTRYEIELPVDSAATGVMFGALYAGDGSVWYDDVEIALDGVPFDPASIRAWEPAPAQAAWVRRHAISLATDDPTAGDADLRALHPLVEGARIVALGEATHGTREFFRAKHRLVRWMVEREGVTVFAIEANMPEARRVNEYVLTGRGDPRAALAGLYFWTWNTEEVLALIEWMRAYNASGRGRVEFWGFDMQYASVAADSVRAFVARADPAFLPTVDSAYALADSATAGMRRGRPAVAAMAPAWRDAAARVVAHLAANRASYLTRFDSMQVAWAEQNARIVEQAASMDLPNGASRDSSMAVNVAWIVAHQPPGTRIALWAHNGHVARDGAWMGGYLDRRFGSAYRVFGFAFGEGDYTAVGSRGLRAYPAAAPAPGSVESVLRRVGMPRLVLDLRGAARERDGAWLAEPHLFREIGAGAMDVQFIERRVAGRFDALIYFDHTTPSRLLPRPGR from the coding sequence ATGTCCAATCCCCTCCTCCGTACCTGCACCTGCCTCGCGATCGTGGTGCTCGGCGCCGCCGCGGTTCCGCTGCGTGCGCAGGGCAGCGCCAACTTCGGCTTCGAGGAACGATCGCTCGTCGATCCGGCGCGTCCGGCGCGGTGGTCCACCGGCGGGGGCGCCGGCTTCGCGTTCGCGCTGGACAGCGCGGCGGCGCACGGCGGGCGGTTCAGCCTGCGCATCTCGCGCGATCCCACCGGAAGCGGCTTCGCGGTCGCGAACCAGACGATTCCCATCGCCCTGGCGCGCGGGAAGCGGGTGCGGCTGCGCGGCTGGATCCGCACCGCGGACGTGACCACGGGGCAGGCGGCGTTCTGGATGCGCGTGGATGGTCCGGCGAACCGGCCGCTCGCATTCGACAACATGATGGGCCGCGGCGCGAAGGGAACCACGCCGTGGACGCGCTACGAGATCGAGCTGCCGGTGGACAGCGCGGCCACGGGGGTGATGTTCGGCGCGCTCTACGCCGGCGACGGAAGCGTTTGGTACGACGACGTGGAGATCGCGCTCGACGGCGTTCCCTTCGATCCCGCGTCGATCCGCGCGTGGGAGCCGGCGCCGGCGCAGGCCGCGTGGGTGCGCCGCCACGCCATCTCTCTGGCGACGGACGATCCGACGGCGGGGGACGCCGATCTCCGCGCGCTCCACCCGCTGGTGGAGGGCGCGCGCATCGTGGCGCTGGGCGAGGCGACGCACGGCACGCGCGAGTTCTTCCGCGCCAAGCACCGGCTGGTGCGGTGGATGGTGGAGCGCGAGGGGGTGACCGTGTTCGCCATCGAGGCCAACATGCCCGAGGCGCGCCGCGTGAACGAGTACGTGCTGACCGGCCGCGGCGACCCGCGCGCGGCGCTGGCGGGGCTGTACTTCTGGACGTGGAACACCGAGGAGGTGCTGGCGCTGATCGAGTGGATGCGCGCGTACAACGCCTCCGGCCGCGGGCGGGTGGAGTTCTGGGGATTCGACATGCAGTACGCAAGCGTGGCCGCCGACAGCGTGCGCGCGTTCGTCGCCCGCGCCGATCCCGCGTTCCTCCCCACCGTCGACAGCGCCTACGCGCTCGCCGACAGCGCCACCGCGGGGATGCGGCGCGGCCGGCCCGCGGTCGCGGCGATGGCGCCCGCGTGGCGCGATGCGGCCGCGCGCGTGGTGGCGCACCTGGCCGCGAACCGCGCGAGCTACCTGACGCGCTTCGACTCGATGCAGGTGGCGTGGGCGGAGCAGAACGCGCGCATCGTGGAGCAGGCGGCCAGCATGGACCTGCCGAACGGCGCGTCGCGCGACAGCAGCATGGCGGTGAACGTCGCCTGGATCGTCGCCCACCAGCCGCCGGGGACGCGCATCGCGCTGTGGGCGCACAACGGCCACGTCGCGCGCGATGGCGCATGGATGGGCGGGTACCTGGACCGGCGGTTCGGCAGCGCGTACCGCGTCTTCGGCTTCGCGTTCGGCGAGGGCGACTACACCGCCGTCGGCTCGCGCGGGCTGCGGGCGTATCCCGCGGCCGCGCCGGCGCCGGGAAGCGTGGAGTCCGTGCTGAGACGCGTGGGGATGCCGCGCCTGGTGCTGGACCTGCGCGGCGCGGCGCGGGAGCGCGACGGTGCGTGGCTGGCCGAGCCGCACCTCTTCCGCGAGATCGGCGCCGGCGCGATGGACGTCCAGTTCATCGAGCGGCGCGTGGCTGGCCGCTTCGACGCGCTGATCTACTTCGACCACACCACCCCGTCGCGCCTGCTGCCGCGGCCGGGGCGATAA